AAGATGCTCGACACCGGTTGTGCGTATGCGTCCAGTCGGATTCGTCTGGAGGAAACAGCGGTGAATAATCGGGTCAAGTCGACGGTGTACAAGCTGACGCTGCGCAAATTGGAGAACCGTAATTCGCAGTTTTCCAATGTGCGCAGTGATGAGTTTTGAGGCCTGGCTGCAGTTGTGCCGGGCTTTTCGCGAGCGGGCTCGCTCTCACAGGTCGTGCCTGTCGGTAGGGCCGGCGTCTGCACCGGCATTTTCGGGGACAAGTCCCCTTCTACCTGACCGTTACGACGTACGACCCGACTCAAACAGGAACCAGATGCGGCGTTCGGCTTCGTCGATCCAGTTTTCCAGCAGGCTCGCGGTGGCGACGTCGTTGTGTTCGTCGCACAGCGCGTGGGTTTCGCGCATGTAGTTGGCCAGTTGCATGTTGTCTTCGCGCAGTTCGGCGAGCATGTCGGCCGGGGTGACGAAGTCGGCGTCGTTGTCAGCGATGCGTTGCAGGCGTTTGATGTGGCCGGTCGAGCGCAGGGTCGTGCCGCCCAGCTTGCGCACGCGTTCGGCGATGGCGTCGGTGGTGGCGAAAATCTGGTCAGCCTGATCGTCGAGCAGCAAGTGGTAGTCGCGGAAATATGGGCCGGACATGTGCCAGTGGAAGTTCTTGGTCTTCATGTAGATGCCGAACGTGTCGGCCAGCAGGGCGTTGAGTTCGCCGGACAAATCGCGACGGGCATCTTCGCCCAGGCTGTTTGGGGTGTGCAGGTCGGCCTTGCGATGTTCTTTGGCGGCTTCGAGATTGTTCATGGACGTTTCCTTCCTGATTGATCAATAGACGGAACGGGATGGCAAAAGGTCGCGCAGACTGCGTGCAGGCACCTGAACGGCGGGCCTGGCGGGGCGAACCTTTATCCTGAGACGAATACGCCTGTTTGGACAATGCCAATGTGACGGATGTCAGTGTTTAGCATTCCAACAGCCTCGGTTGCGGGTTTCTTTACTGCGCGTGCTCAAATCTTATGCACAAGCTCCGAACCATACGAACCAATTTTTCGGATGTTTCTGGAACCGTTCTCATTTCTCGGCAAGCCGCTGTTTACAGGGGCTTTGCGCACTGTCGAAAAAAACGGCGCGCGAATTCAATAGCTAGCGAGCTAAGTTTTTGGGGCACTCTGCCTATTTTCATCAACAGAGTTATCCACAGGTTTTGGTACATTTGGGCAGTCAGTCGAGTTGGGCGATCAAGAGCAGATTGCGCGGGGTGAGATGGCTGTCGCAGAAGGTTCCGACGCGCACCTTGTAGTGGCGTTCCTGTAGATACAGCGCCCGGTCCAGCACCAGCCAAAGCTCCAGCGGGCGACGGAACAGGTTGCGCACCAGCTCCAGATTGCGCACTTGCGCCAGACGCTCCCAGCCAGCGGCTTCCAGCGCAGACCAGTCCTGCTCGGGGATCGGCGGCAGATCCTTCAAGGCGCCCAGGTCTCGACAGTAATCGGCGAAAGGCTTGTCCAGCCAGGCAACCGGCAGCGAAGGTGTGGGCAGGTAATCGTCGGTATTGCGCAACTGGCGTTGCAGCAGATCGAAGGCCAGGCGGCGCGCCATCGAGGTATCGCGCTGACGCCGCACGCGAGCGCCGGCGGTGACGGTTTCGCTGAGGGGCAAGCCCAGATCGTCCCTGGACAGTTTCAGCGCGGAGGCCTGGGCTTCGATGGACAGGGGCTGATACTGCTCGGTATCGATGCGGTTGTAGCAGCAGGGTGCGATAGCCACTTGCGCGCAGCGGACCCGGGTGGCGATGCGCATCAGTTGCACATGCAAGTCGCCGCAGGCGTGCAGGGCGACCGGAGTGTGATGGGGGCGCAGGCGACGCCAGGCATCGTCGGCCATGACGTCTTGCTGCACATGCGTGGCGTTGATGTTCAGTCGGTCGCTGAGTTGATGCCCGGCCTGCACCAGTTTCGGATCACGCTCCAGGCAGGTCAGCGACTGGTCTTGATGGGTCAGGCGGCGCCCGAGATGGCCTTTGCCCGCGCACCAGTCCAGCCAGTGTTCGGGTGTTCTGGTGAATTCCAGGCGACTGGCGAAGGCTTCGATCTGCTGCCATTTTCGGCCCGGCACATCCACGCTCATGCGCGGCGCCACAGTGGGCAGGTTGAATGCAGGAAGCGCCGCAACACTGCTCAATTCAACGGCTTCGGCGGCTAGTTGCGGAAAAGGAAACGGCGCGTCGAGTTGTTCGGGACGGTTATGCGCGATCTCGGCTTCACTCAGCGAGCGTTGCCGCAGCCAGCCGGCCAGCTCCGGATAGCGACTTTCCCACGGCAGTTGCAGATGGGTAAACGGCCGGGGGCGCCACAGCGATTGATAGGCGAACAGGAAGCTGTCCAGCGCGCGAAAGCGGCTGCGCAGGTGATCGTCTTGTGCAACGGGGTCGTGGGCCATGGTCGGCTGCTGTCTGGGTGCGAAAAAGGCTGGTCGGGAAACCAGCCCTCTTCATAGCAGCACGTTTGGTGCGCGTCTAGGCAAAATGCAGGTGCGACCGGCGATTAATGCCGACGATCGCGACACAATCGGCTTAAAGAATGCTGAACGGGAAGTACTTGTCGTTGATTTTCTTGTAGCTGCCGTCTTCGATGATTTCCTTGATTGCCAGGTTGAGTCTGGCGCGCAGCGGGTCGTTCAAGCGCACGGCGATGCCGATCTTGTCGTTGTCGTAGACTGGGTTGCCCTTGAATTCGAAGCTCATGCCCGCGTCGCTTTTCAGCCATTCGTAGCTCGGGTATTTGTCGGCCAGGATGGCGTCCAGATGCCCGGCGGCGAGGTCGGCGTAGGCGCTGGCCTGAGTGTCGTAGAGCTTGATCGTGACTTCTTCGCCCAGGTTTTGTTGCAGCCAGGTCGCGGAAACGGTTTCGTTCTGCGTGCCGATCGTCTTGCCGCGCAACGAGTCTTTGATCGACGCGGTGTCGGTCTTGATGTCGCTGGTCTTGGGTGCGATGAATTGCAGCTTGTTGGAATAGTACGGAGTGGTGAAGTCCACCAGCGCGCTGCGCTCCGGCGTGATAGACATGGACGACATGATGAAGTCGTAGTTGCCTACGACCAGCGACGGAATCAGCTCATTCCATGCGGTAACTACCACTTCACACTCGACTTTCATCTTCGCGCACAGAGCGTTGCCGATCTCGACGTCAAAGCCGACGACCTGGCCGCTGGTGTCCTTGTTATTGAATGGCGGGTAAGCGGCTTCGACGCCCATCTTCAACTTGTCCACAGCAAAAGCGCCGGTCGTGAAAGCCAGGGTGGCCACTGCGACCAGCAGGCATTTTCTGTACATCTGCATGGGTGTTGCTCCGTTTGCGGTTGCTGGACATGAATGATTGCGCCGTGCCGGCAGGCCGTTGGAGCGGCCTGGTGTGGCGATTCAGCTCTTCGACCCTGGCGCGCGGTAAAAGCTCAACGTCCGAGGGCGCCGGATGAAGTTTATTTCATGGACGGGCGGGCGTGTGGGATGGTTTTAGCTGAATGGGTCAGATGGATCGACACACGTTGTACGAGGTTTCGCGATGGACCTGCAAAGACCGGACCTTGTAGGAGGGGACTTGTCCCCGATTGCAATGCGTCCTGCACCGATAAAATCCGAAAGTAACGCCGCCTGTACCGGCCATTCGGGGACAAGTCCCCTCCTACCTGTAATCCAGATCGCACCATGGTGGCAGATTCTTTCCTGCGCATTTACGAGTTACGTGCGCTTGTTTTTCCGCACGCTCAGACTAGACGCACCGCCGAGGTGCATTGAAATCCCGGGTGTGTAGTTTCGGTGCGTTCTCGTATCGCGCCGTGGGGCGGCAGGTAACAAATCCTACAAAAATGGCTAAACGCCATTGCAATCAATAGGTTGTCGTACATCTGTCTAAAGCCTCTATTCCAAGGGCGACGTCGTTTTTGAAACATTTTGGCGTAATTCTTGCGTCAAAAATAAAAAACAGCACCGTTGCTTTCTTTTTACGAAGACGCCCGGTGCGAATCGCATCCCCTCGCAAAGGTAGGTTCAATGAGCAGTACCCCGATTTCTTCCGAGCTCGATCAGGGGCTCAAGCCGCGGCACATTACGATGCTGTCGATTGCCGGTGTGATTGGCGCCGGTTTGTTCGTTGGCTCCGGACATGCCATCGCCGAAGCCGGTCCTGCTGTTCTGCTGGCTTATGCCGCTGCGGGAACATTGGTGGTGCTGGTGATGCGTATGCTGGCCGAGATGGCGGTTGCGTCGCCCGATACCGGTTCGTTTTCCACCTATGCCGACCGTGCGATCGGGCACTGGGCCGGTTTTACCATTGGCTGGTTGTACTGGTGGTTCTGGGTGCTGGTGATTCCGCTGGAGGCCAACGCCGCCGCGACCATCCTGCATGCCTGGTTTCCGAATGTCGCGATCTGGGCTTTCACGCTGGTCATCACCTTGCTGCTCACGGTCACCAACCTGTTCAGCGTGAAGAACTACGGCGAGTTCGAGTTCTGGTTTGCGCTGATCAAAGTCATAGCGATCATCGGTTTTGTCGTGCTGGGCGTTGCGGCGATCTTCGGTTTGCTGCCCAACAGCCAGGTCAGCGGTGTCAGTCATCTGTACGACACCCAAGGCTTTTTGCCCAACGGCATGGGCGCGGTGCTGGCCGCAATGTTGACCACGATGTTCTCGTTCATGGGCACCGAGATCGTGACCATCGCGGCCGCTGAATCGAAGGACCCGGAAAAGCAGATCACCAAGGCTACCAATTCGGTGATCTGGCGGATCTCGTTGTTTTATCTGCTGTCGATTTTCCTCGTCGTGGCACTGGTTCCGTGGAACCACAGCGGCCTGGCTGAAGTCGGTTCCTACCAGACCGTGCTGGACATGATGGGCATCCCGAACGCCAAGATGATTGTCGATATCGTGGTGTTGATCGCCGTGACCAGCTGCCTTAACTCGGCGCTGTACACCGCTTCGCGGATGTTGTTTTCCCTGGGCAAGCGCGGTGATGCGCCGGCTGTTGCCAAGCGCACTACACAAAGCGGCACGCCTTATTGGGCGGTGATGTTGTCCACAGGCGCGGCGTTCCTGGCGGTTTTCGCCAACTATGTCGCCCCGGCAGCGGTGTTCGACTTCCTGCTCGCCAGCTCCGGTGCCATTGCGCTGTTGGTGTACCTGGTAATCGCTGTTTCGCAATTGCGCATGCGCCAGAAGAGCATCGCGGCAGGTGAGAGCGTGGCCTTCCAGATGTGGCTGTTCCCATGGCTGACCTGGGCGGTGATCGTGTTCATCGTCGCGGTGCTGGGCGTCATGCTGATCCAGGAATCCCACCGCGTGGAAATCCTCGCCACCGGCTTGCTCAGCCTGCTGGTCGTCGCCGCCGGCCTGTTCGTCGCCCGCCGTCGCAAGATCGAACGGGCTGGCAAGGTTGTGTTGAGCTGACATCGCACAGGTAGGAGCCAACTTATGTGGGAGCGAGCTTGCTCGCGAAGCGTCCTGACATCGCCTCGCCAACAAGCTGGCTCCTACATAATCAGCGTATCCGCTTAAGGATTTTTACGGCCGATCCAGAGGCTCTGGAATAAAACCCTGGTCCCTCAAAGCTTTTATCACCCCCCGATTCAGGTAGTTGTTGGAGAAGCCAACGGTGTACTGCCGGGCACCTTCGCTTAGCGGGAGGAGCATGCCTTGGTCTACCAGCTTGCGGATCAGGTAAGTGCGCTGCGCGCTTTTTAAATTCGGCAAAACATTGATCAGGTCGGCAGACTTGATGACTCTGGATTTGATCGCCACCACCAGCACCGATTCTTCAGTCGTGGTAATCAGAAGTCTTTCCCGCGCAAAGGCAATCGCAGGAAGAAGTATCGACTGCGACAGGTAGCTGTATCTGGTAAGTCGATCTACCTTTGCCAATTCGTCGCGAATGCCATCCAGCACGTAAGTACACCACGACTCCAGACCGTTCTTCGTCCCTGTATCCGCCAGCGCAAGCATGGAGTAATACCGCTCACGGTCATTGCAGAACACGGCAGTGGGATTCAAGACTCGCCCACCCGTGCTGACGTTGAAACCGTATTTCATCAACAGTGCATAAGTGAGCAGCCTGACGACGCGGCCATTGCCATTGCTGAAAGGGTGTATCCAGCCAAATCGATGATGGGCCAGTGCAACCTTCATGAGGTCGTATTTAGGCTGATCTTCCCTATTGATAAAGTCGACCAGCTCGCGCATGTAGCCTGGAACTTGAATGAAGTCAGGCGGCGAGTGTTCTGACTGTGAAATGCACACAGATCCGGCCCGGTAGGCGCCAGGAGTCTTGTCTCCTTCGCGATGCAGATCCAGTACTGTCAGCGCGTGCAGTTCTCGAATCATGTGCTCGGTTAATCGCGCGCCGGGGGTAATGACTGCCTCAATGTAGTCCATAGCCTTTTCAATATTGGCTATTTCGCGCAGCTGATCCGTAGCTTCGGCCTTTCCTTCCATTTTGCTGTTGAGGTAATCCGCGAGCGTCGTATGGTTGCCTTCGATTCGGGCAGAGCCCAGGCTTTCGAGCATATGGAAAATGGCTTTAAGCTGGAAAAACACCGGAGCAGGGGTATCCCCCCCCAATCGCAGGCGACGCAGGTGCTCCAGCTCGCTCAATACGTCCACTAATTCGGAGTCAAAGGACGGATTGAGCAGCTCAAGGTTGTGATGTGTAAATTTTGCCATGTGACAACTCATACGCTGAATAACGATATCTTTAAAAAAAATCAGGAAACGCCCTGTTCACGGGGCGTCCCTGATTAGTCCCGATTGAGGTTATCTTAAATCGGCGGCATGACTAAGTTGAATTTGAGTCAAAGAGTGAGCGCGGGAGAGCGTAAGTCGCGCGCTTCAACGCATCCGGTACAGCACCGAACGCCCCGTCACTTGATGTTTGATCACGGCCAGCAAATGCAGGATCACCAGCACGGCAAGCAGCGCGCAGAGAAGGTGATGCACACTGCGCAGCTCGGCCAGGGCGGGCGTTGAGTGAATCAGCTGGGGCATCGGGATCAGCGTCAACAGAATGACCGGGTGAGTCATCATTAAAACCCCAGTAATCAGCACGCCAGCAATCAGCAGATACAGCACGCTGTGGGTCACCCGTGCCAGTGTCGCCTGAGTTGATTTGGCTGTGGTTGCAGGTTTCGGCGCCTTGAGGTGCAGCCAGAAGCGCCAGGCGAAGAAGGGGATGAACAACGTGGAGACTTGCGGATTGAGCGCTTCGACCCATTGGCGCAGCGCATCGCCTTTGGGCAGCAGCGCCACGCCAAAACCGCTGACGGTCGCCCAGATGATGATCAGCGCGGACAACCAGTGCAGGAAAACCCGAACGCTTGAGTAAGGCTTGGGTCGGCCTGCCGCAGGATCGGCGGTTGGAGTGTGGCGGTTCATTGCGTTCAACGTCGGGCTCGCTGTTGAGAAACGGAGTCATTCTCTTTAAGCGGCGTAAACTATGCCCTGAAGCGCGCGATGTAAATTAAATAACAGCGTAGGAAATTGATCTGGCTCAGCGAGCCGGCTTCTCGTTGCGCTTGAGCATCAGGCGCGAGGCTTCGTTGTAGTCAGTTGCAGAAGATCCTACGCGGAGTCCTACCTCATTTAGAGATAATTCAGTCAAGCCGAATGGCTCGCTTCCTCTTATCTCGGTCTGACAATTTTTCTAGTTTCACGCCCTCACGATTCTTTGGCTGAATCGCTCTGTGGGGGGCGAATGATCAATGAAGCAAGTAGGGAAGTCCCGAAGCTGTTCCCACTCATGTTGCGTGAACACGCGTTCACCGACCAAGGAGTTTCTGGAGCGACAGCGTCAGCTGCGCGGAGCCGAAGATGTCCGCCGACAGCAGGCGGCGAGGGCTGCTGACGAGGCCCGGATGCAGGAGGATTTACGCCGTTGGGAAGAGCGCGAAGAAGCCAGGCGGATTGAGCCACCAATCGTTCAGCAGTGCACTTTTGCCAAATCACTGATGGTGCCCAAGGGGCAAGCTTGTTATCCAAGTGCGAAGGCGCCGTTTGAAGGGCTGAGCAATTACGGTGATTTTGCTGTGCTCAGCACGGCTGAAGAGATCACCGATGATGGGGCCAAGCTGCATTTCATCGGTGGCTCGGTAGATGCGCTTACCCTGTCGGGGCGACTGGGCAACGGTGCGTTGTCATTAGCGCGTACTGTTCCGGTTGCTGTCGGTGGGACGGGGGCCGCAGCAATTGCTGGTGCAGCAGGCAGCTCCGTGGCGGGTGGTCTGCTGGCGGGAACCGTCGCCATGCTGATACCCAATTGGTCCTTGGCTCCTGATGCAGCTTTCTACACACGAGAGGACTTCGCGGACCTGACGACAGCCACTACCGGCGTTCGCATCAATATCAAATACCTGCCAGAACAATCCGTCAGTGCGTTTGGGGTTTACACCGGCGCTAACCGGGCTTGGCGTAGCGTGCCCCTGATTGCTGCCACCGGGCAGGGTGAACAGTTGGTTGCCGATCTGGGTGACGGCATCGGGCTGATCTGGACACCCGCTGCTGGCACCCGTGACAAACCAGCCATTCCCGCCCTTGAAGGCGCGCCACAATTACTTGGCCCGCTTGTGTACCCCGAAGCTGAGCAGGCTGAGCGGATCTATAAACACCCGGTTCTCGAACAGGACTTTCGCGACGCCATTATCTGGTTCCCCACCAGACCAGAACTGTCGCCGATCTACCTCTCCCTCAGCGTGCGCAATGCGCCGGGAGTTGTGACCGGTAAAGGCGAGGACGTAATCGGGATCTGGTTGGCGGGAGCAGGTCAAGGTCTTGGTGTGCCAATCCCGACGCGGATTGCGGATAAGCTGAGAGGGCGGGAGTTTCAAGTTTTGATCTGTTCAGGAAGGCGTTTTGGGGTGAAGTCGCGAAAGATTCGGCGTTGAGTAGCCAATTCACTACGTCGAATCTAGCCGCTTTAAAGAAAGGGTATGCACCCGTGACAACTGCTTTAGGGCAGGCGGGAAAACGAATGTCCTTTGAATTACACCATGTTGATAGGGTTGCCGACGGCGGTCCTATTTATGATGTCGACAACATTAGAGTCACCACGCCTAAGAATCATATTGATATTCATCGGGAGCTAAAGTGATGGATGCAAAAACTAAACTTTCGGATTATACCGAATATCAATTCATGAAGTTTATTGAGGCAATACTGGATGCTGAGACTGAGAGTCAGCGCGACGAGCTGATTTATCATTTCAAGACTGTTGTTCCACATCCAGCAAGTACCGATCTTCTGTTTTATCCCGAGGATGGTGCAGATGATTCAGCAGAGGGAGTGGTGCGAACCCTACAGGAATGGTGCTTGGCGACCGGTCATCCTGGCTTCAAACCGCGCTTTTGATCCGCGTTATCAGCTATGCCAGATGGAACCTCACAAATGTGAGGCCTGGGCAACCCACGCGGCGCGAGTGGCAGTGAAAGAACAGGTAGCCGCGAGTCGGCATCAGTCAACTGATCACCGAATCGTTCTCGGTAGCGCCATGGCCTGAAGCAAGTTGGCTCAGCGAGCCGGCTTCTCGTTGCGCTTGAGCAGCAGGCGCGAGGCTTCGTTGTAGTCGGTCTGGAACGAAGTGCTGCCGATCCATTCAATCGCCGCGTCTTCGTCTTCCTCGTAGAACATCGCCCGGTAGGTAATCAGCAGGCCCATCATGAAGTCGGTGGCTGGCTCTTCGTCTTCTTCGGCGATGACCAGTTCCAGCACCGGGTATTGCAGGAACACCACGCACATCGCCAGCTGGCTGATGGTGTGCGCGGCTTTCATGGTCTGGAACAAATCGTCGAAGTCGGCGGGGTCGAAGCCGTTTTCTTCAATGTCTTTGAAGTCGAAGGTGCTCAGGTCGATTTCGACGTCATCGAATGGCTGGTTGACCAGCGGCGACGCGAAAACCGGATGCACAACGTTTTGCGCCGGTTTGCTGGAGCGGTTCTGTTTTGCCTTGGCTTTCGCTCGTTGGGCGCGTTTGTGCTGTTTGTCTGGCGAGGCCATGGGCTTGGGTCCTGTTGCGGTCGAAGGTTTCACAGGCCGCTATTGAAACGCAGACAGTTGGATTTACCAAGGCGCTATTTACCGACGCCTTCGCGATATTGACCGGGCGACTGCCCCGTCCAGCGTCGGAATGCGCGGCTGAAGCTGCTGGTGTCGGCAAATCCAAGCAGATAGGCAACCTCGCTCAACGAATTGCGCGGATCGCTCAGATGCTGCAACGCCAGGTTTTGTCGCACCTCGTTGAGCAGCAGATCAAAGCGGCAACCTTCGTCGGCCAGATGCCGCTGCAAACTGCGCAGGCTGACATGCAAGGCCTGGGCAATGCGTTCAGCGGAGGGTTCGCCCTCGGGCAGCTGTGCTTCGATGATGGCGCGCACGCGACGTTCCCAGGTCAGCGGCTGGAGTTGCTCGAGGGTGCGGTTGAGCACGGTTTCGTTGTGCTGCGCCAGTTCCGGGTTGCCATCGTCCAGATGGCTGTCGAAATCGGCACAGTCGAACTCCAGCAGATTCTCCTCGGCGGCAAAGAATATCGGCGCCCGGAACACCTGGCGCCATGGCGTAGGGTCGGCCGGTTCCGGACGTTGCAGGTGCACCGCCAGCGGCGCGTAGGTTCTTCCCAGCCGGTTGCGGCAGGTGCGCACGTAAATGGCGGCAAACGCGTCCAGCGCTTCATGAGCTGGCGCTGGGCTATCGACCGGCACGCGGAAACGAAACCGATAACGGTCTCCGGCGCGTTGCAGGTCCAGTTCGAGCGCATCGCTGACCACCGGGTGATAACGCACGATGCGCTCGAACACCTCGCGCAACGACCCGCTGGCTACCAGCGCATAACCCAGCGCATGGAAGGTGGTCGGGCTCACAAAACGGGAAACCCGCAAGCCAATGGCCGGATCGCCGCTGGCCTGGACCGCCAGCTGCCACAGGCGCGTGGTGTCGCTCACCAGATAGCGGGCGTTGGGATCGTCCATCAATTGCGGGTCCAGCCCTGCCTCCCGGCACAGCGCAACGCTGTCCAGGCCCGAAGCATCGAGCTGCTTGCGCAAGGCGCGGGTCCAGCTGGCGAGGATGCTTGGTTCGTGCATACAGATTGGCGCTTCCGGTCAACAGGTTGGCGTCCAGGGGCGCGCGGTGTTCCGCAAGTCCGCGCACAGTGCTTTCACTTCATACCTAGAGGATGGAAGCATGCATGACACTTCTGC
This genomic window from Pseudomonas sp. G.S.17 contains:
- a CDS encoding DNA starvation/stationary phase protection protein — encoded protein: MNNLEAAKEHRKADLHTPNSLGEDARRDLSGELNALLADTFGIYMKTKNFHWHMSGPYFRDYHLLLDDQADQIFATTDAIAERVRKLGGTTLRSTGHIKRLQRIADNDADFVTPADMLAELREDNMQLANYMRETHALCDEHNDVATASLLENWIDEAERRIWFLFESGRTS
- a CDS encoding methyltransferase: MAHDPVAQDDHLRSRFRALDSFLFAYQSLWRPRPFTHLQLPWESRYPELAGWLRQRSLSEAEIAHNRPEQLDAPFPFPQLAAEAVELSSVAALPAFNLPTVAPRMSVDVPGRKWQQIEAFASRLEFTRTPEHWLDWCAGKGHLGRRLTHQDQSLTCLERDPKLVQAGHQLSDRLNINATHVQQDVMADDAWRRLRPHHTPVALHACGDLHVQLMRIATRVRCAQVAIAPCCYNRIDTEQYQPLSIEAQASALKLSRDDLGLPLSETVTAGARVRRQRDTSMARRLAFDLLQRQLRNTDDYLPTPSLPVAWLDKPFADYCRDLGALKDLPPIPEQDWSALEAAGWERLAQVRNLELVRNLFRRPLELWLVLDRALYLQERHYKVRVGTFCDSHLTPRNLLLIAQLD
- a CDS encoding transporter substrate-binding domain-containing protein translates to MQMYRKCLLVAVATLAFTTGAFAVDKLKMGVEAAYPPFNNKDTSGQVVGFDVEIGNALCAKMKVECEVVVTAWNELIPSLVVGNYDFIMSSMSITPERSALVDFTTPYYSNKLQFIAPKTSDIKTDTASIKDSLRGKTIGTQNETVSATWLQQNLGEEVTIKLYDTQASAYADLAAGHLDAILADKYPSYEWLKSDAGMSFEFKGNPVYDNDKIGIAVRLNDPLRARLNLAIKEIIEDGSYKKINDKYFPFSIL
- the gabP gene encoding GABA permease, whose amino-acid sequence is MSSTPISSELDQGLKPRHITMLSIAGVIGAGLFVGSGHAIAEAGPAVLLAYAAAGTLVVLVMRMLAEMAVASPDTGSFSTYADRAIGHWAGFTIGWLYWWFWVLVIPLEANAAATILHAWFPNVAIWAFTLVITLLLTVTNLFSVKNYGEFEFWFALIKVIAIIGFVVLGVAAIFGLLPNSQVSGVSHLYDTQGFLPNGMGAVLAAMLTTMFSFMGTEIVTIAAAESKDPEKQITKATNSVIWRISLFYLLSIFLVVALVPWNHSGLAEVGSYQTVLDMMGIPNAKMIVDIVVLIAVTSCLNSALYTASRMLFSLGKRGDAPAVAKRTTQSGTPYWAVMLSTGAAFLAVFANYVAPAAVFDFLLASSGAIALLVYLVIAVSQLRMRQKSIAAGESVAFQMWLFPWLTWAVIVFIVAVLGVMLIQESHRVEILATGLLSLLVVAAGLFVARRRKIERAGKVVLS
- a CDS encoding Fic family protein, producing MAKFTHHNLELLNPSFDSELVDVLSELEHLRRLRLGGDTPAPVFFQLKAIFHMLESLGSARIEGNHTTLADYLNSKMEGKAEATDQLREIANIEKAMDYIEAVITPGARLTEHMIRELHALTVLDLHREGDKTPGAYRAGSVCISQSEHSPPDFIQVPGYMRELVDFINREDQPKYDLMKVALAHHRFGWIHPFSNGNGRVVRLLTYALLMKYGFNVSTGGRVLNPTAVFCNDRERYYSMLALADTGTKNGLESWCTYVLDGIRDELAKVDRLTRYSYLSQSILLPAIAFARERLLITTTEESVLVVAIKSRVIKSADLINVLPNLKSAQRTYLIRKLVDQGMLLPLSEGARQYTVGFSNNYLNRGVIKALRDQGFIPEPLDRP
- a CDS encoding cytochrome b/b6 domain-containing protein; translated protein: MNRHTPTADPAAGRPKPYSSVRVFLHWLSALIIIWATVSGFGVALLPKGDALRQWVEALNPQVSTLFIPFFAWRFWLHLKAPKPATTAKSTQATLARVTHSVLYLLIAGVLITGVLMMTHPVILLTLIPMPQLIHSTPALAELRSVHHLLCALLAVLVILHLLAVIKHQVTGRSVLYRMR
- a CDS encoding S-type pyocin domain-containing protein translates to MQEDLRRWEEREEARRIEPPIVQQCTFAKSLMVPKGQACYPSAKAPFEGLSNYGDFAVLSTAEEITDDGAKLHFIGGSVDALTLSGRLGNGALSLARTVPVAVGGTGAAAIAGAAGSSVAGGLLAGTVAMLIPNWSLAPDAAFYTREDFADLTTATTGVRINIKYLPEQSVSAFGVYTGANRAWRSVPLIAATGQGEQLVADLGDGIGLIWTPAAGTRDKPAIPALEGAPQLLGPLVYPEAEQAERIYKHPVLEQDFRDAIIWFPTRPELSPIYLSLSVRNAPGVVTGKGEDVIGIWLAGAGQGLGVPIPTRIADKLRGREFQVLICSGRRFGVKSRKIRR
- a CDS encoding bacteriocin immunity protein, with protein sequence MDAKTKLSDYTEYQFMKFIEAILDAETESQRDELIYHFKTVVPHPASTDLLFYPEDGADDSAEGVVRTLQEWCLATGHPGFKPRF
- a CDS encoding AraC family transcriptional regulator; the protein is MHEPSILASWTRALRKQLDASGLDSVALCREAGLDPQLMDDPNARYLVSDTTRLWQLAVQASGDPAIGLRVSRFVSPTTFHALGYALVASGSLREVFERIVRYHPVVSDALELDLQRAGDRYRFRFRVPVDSPAPAHEALDAFAAIYVRTCRNRLGRTYAPLAVHLQRPEPADPTPWRQVFRAPIFFAAEENLLEFDCADFDSHLDDGNPELAQHNETVLNRTLEQLQPLTWERRVRAIIEAQLPEGEPSAERIAQALHVSLRSLQRHLADEGCRFDLLLNEVRQNLALQHLSDPRNSLSEVAYLLGFADTSSFSRAFRRWTGQSPGQYREGVGK